The following proteins come from a genomic window of Megalobrama amblycephala isolate DHTTF-2021 linkage group LG1, ASM1881202v1, whole genome shotgun sequence:
- the LOC125270275 gene encoding dynein axonemal assembly factor 8 isoform X3: MYVFSSACGHRGNYSLVRWRLTSVRIQSQPQLLFTVFSKKLRTYQIQEMQRNTHLYDLISKIPSIDSDPSSSDNEEEISVLQRPQVIQLLKETRMNLECVSLEESEVKLFTSWTDDDQKGDKTDGSLNASVAHKTESNVPLQEKGNKTGWTETQLCPALTMDIREKQHEHYLMEQLVAFCEKKVNEMDIKTHVSSTKTPNIQESSLRYAGRQVKDFSETSAKLQLYQESPTIYIDLRNNTFQTKQSAISQSNSVISPVNMEKEMSSTKRTTKTNAKAKRQKREFARKILSLQNTRQSNQSVVEISWSCRNSQDFAEARQKDSSGKIIKEKQLHDFETSCSEPGIQQVNVCCSTAKYDQHNQNSSHIPAAQNKQSHKVRWQKDLKLLQTFRPQRSANNSEEAAERTDILYEPEASYLPSVNTLPADLQMRECLLLTVSLSSPGVVAGRMQRKAQTVDSVFMKSHLYNALIAWFLSLTDLKNSNRKGNKLDAPFWVAGLQQFYKEDGLALYICAMSLEDDCRKSRIGEVEKDESKFYRRVCKFFAQTSLKTVAFWVPQLNHLLEEQAYPTHVHMPSSYLDCFISVNPNIEAVEKAFSAIPGFYWQTLETEDQKCQRAEAINSQECHTETALVLIGRALFLNPLAMHHTLELMCRSSLDICGIRFLYPLQELLTNFAVCKSVMHSEGEPVLTVAFRGPHANSVWQEITGPSDPQLARRTDPASINALYHHSQDQILLYSPRLASLVHLGLCLWFGGRIAKNTLSMVQDSEEGDRGKRSQILTSSPATLCATVKADIFLIVSPVVGPCCYSYILSACAKTGFSLLGLQRAQISMKQAHSLGLTTKQVTAFCHAPTVLLDGEQVELSSHCLVLLMRRESAVRHCSRLPIGLMNELAAQGLIGSICARFTDVVGPHVCFHTVPYSKPHHKVLGGLMWTVPECSHMVLSKHMYPSWPDVEQVVVLTLTGQNIMKNEMGFLHKVLRGDEAAGFELLALKWEPKLSQRQAQELSPFEIGDREWQSSVQSLTSTPALVLALRRVRAFITLRRLLPQNYPGNLHILMSPTPETAFRQTCLFFSEAELVPDHSSRPSLKFLPLHHIDTPGMYSTKPIYILPSHVLWELTCQSLTTLRSQKSVALQLHDSGPRATFDSSSVQAWSLETLLWNPLRRWS; encoded by the exons ATGTATGTGTTCTCCAGCGCTTGCGGTCACCGTGGCAACTACAGTTTAGTTCGTTGGCGTCTGACTTCAGTCCGCATTCAGAGTCAACCGCAGCTGCTGTTTACAGTATTTTCGAAAAAACTACGCACCTACCAAATACAAGAAATGCAAAGGAATACGCATCTATACGATCTTATATCCAAGATACCATCCATTGACTCTGACCCGTCTTCC TCGGACAATGAAGAAGAGATATCTGTCCTTCAGCGACCACAAGTGATTCAGTTGCTGAAAGAGACCAGGATGAATCTGGAGTGTGTTTCACTGGAAGAGTCAGAAgtcaag CTATTCACTTCCTGGACCGATGATGACCAAAAAGGTGACAAAACAGACGGATCACTGAATGCAAGTGTGGCACATAAAACCGAAAGCAATGTACCTTTGCAAGAAAAAGGAAACAAGACTGGATGGACAGAAACCCAGCTCTGCCCTGCTTTGACA ATGGACATAAGAGAAAAACAACATGAACATTATTTAATGGAGCAGCTGGTTGCTTTTTGTGAGAAGAAAGTAAATGAGATGGACATAAAGACACACGTTTCATCTACAAAAACCCCTAATATACAAGAATCATCCCTCAG ATATGCTGGGAGACAGGTGAAGGACTTCAGTGAGACCTCAGCAAAATTACAACTCTATCAAGAGTCTCCCACCATATATATTGACTTGCGCAACAAcacatttcaaacaaaacaatcaGCCATTAGCCAGAGTAACAGTGTCATAAGTCCTGTAAACATGGAAAAGGAAATGAGCTCCACTAAGAGGACGACTAAAACAAATGCAAAAGCAAAGCGGCAGAAAAG aGAATTTGCTAGGAAGATTTTATCACTCCAAAACACCAGACAGTCAAATCAAAGTGTGGTAGAGATATCTTGGAGCTGCAGAAATTCACAGGATTTTGCTGAGGCTAGGCAGAAAGACTCCTCAGGGAAAATCATAAAGGAAAAACAGCTTCATGATTTTGAAACTAGTTGCAGTGAACCTGGTATTCAGCAGGTCAATGTCTGCTGTTCTACTGCAAAATATGACCAACATAATCAGAATTCTTCTCACATTCCAGCtgctcaaaacaaacaaag TCATAAAGTCAGATGGCAGAAGGATCTGAAGCTCTTGCAAACATTCAGACCTCAACGTTCTGCTAATAACAGCGAGGAAGCTGCTGAGAGGACTGATATTCTTTATGAACCT GAAGCATCCTACCTTCCCTCAGTGAACACCCTACCTGCGGATCTACAGATGAGGGAGTGTTTGCTGCTGACTGTGTCCTTGTCCAGTCCTGGGGTGGTGGCTGGAAGAATGCAGAGAAAAGCACAGACAGTGGATTCAGTCTTCATGAAATCACATCTTTACAATGCACTCATAGCTTGGTTCTTGTCTTTG ACTGATCTCAAAAACAGCAATAGAAAAGGTAACAAGCTTGATGCCCCTTTCTGGGTGGCTGGGCTGCAGCAGTTTTATAAGGAGGATGGCTTGGCCTTGTACATCTGCGCCATGTCTCTCGAAGATGACTGTAGGAAATCCAGG ATTGGGGAGGTGGAAAAGGACGAGAGCAAGTTTTATAGGCGAGTTTGCAAGTTTTTTGCTCAGACGTCATTGAAGACTGTTGCATTCTGGGTACCTCAGCTTAATCATTTGCTGGAGGAACAGGCTTATCCTACACATGTCCACATGCCCTCATCTTACCTGGACTGCTTCATCTCTGTCAACCCAAATATAGag GCTGTTGAAAAGGCCTTTAGTGCGATCCCAGGATTCTACTGGCAAACTCTGGAAACCGAAGACCAAAAATGTCAAAGGGCAGAAGCCATAAATTCTCAAGAGTGTCATACTGAG ACAGCACTTGTTCTGATAGGCAGGGCACTGTTTCTTAACCCACTGGCAATGCATCACACACTTGAGCTTATGTGCAGATCAAGTCTAGATATATGTGGTATCCGTTTCCTCTACCCACTCCAAGAGCTACTGACAAACTTTGCAG TCTGCAAGTCAGTTATGCATAGTGAGGGAGAGCCAGTGCTCACTGTGGCTTTCCGTGGTCCTCACGCTAACTCAGTGTGGCAGGAGATCACAGGGCCATCAGACCCCCAGCTGGCAAGGCGGACAGATCCAGCATCCATCAACGCCCTGTACCATCACAGTCAAGACCAGATCCTGCTCTACTCACCCCGCCTTGCCAGTCTTGTACATCTGGGGCTCTGCTTGTGGTTTGGTGGTAGAATAGCAAAAAACACCCTGTCAAT GGTTCAGGACTCAGAGGAGGGTGACAGAGGAAAAAGATCCCAAATCCTGACATCTTCTCCAGCAACTTTATGTGCCACTGTGAAAG CGGATATATTTCTCATTGTGTCTCCTGTGGTTGGACCATGCTGTTATAGCTATATACTATCTGCATGTGCAAAGACAGGCTTCAGTCTGTTGGGACTTCAAAGGGCACAGATCTCCATGAAACAAGCTCATTCTCTGGGTCTCACCACCAAGCAG GTTACAGCGTTCTGTCATGCTCCCACAGTGTTGCTGGATGGAGAACAGGTTGAGCTGTCCTCTCATTGTCTTGTGCTGCTCATGAGGAGAGAAAGTGCAGTTAGACACTGTTCCAGACTGCCGATAG GTTTGATGAATGAGCTTGCTGCACAAGGCCTTATTGGATCAATCTGTGCAAGATTCACAGATGTTGTTGGTCCACACGTCTGCTTTCACACTGTACCCTACTCTAAACCCCACCACAAAGTTCTGG GTGGGCTCATGTGGACAGTGCCAGAGTGTAGCCACATGGTCCTGTCCAAACACATGTATCCCTCTTGGCCAGATGTAGAGCAGGTGGTGGTTCTCACATTGACTGGTCAAAACATCATGAAGAATGAAATGGGCTTTCTTCATAAAGTTCTCAGGGGAGATGAAGCAG CTGGATTTGAGTTGCTGGCATTGAAGTGGGAGCCCAAGCTGTCTCAGCGACAGGCACAAGAGTTGAGTCCTTTTGAGATTGGGGACAGAGAGTGGCAGAGCAGTGTGCAGAGCTTGACATCCACCCCTGCCCTGGTCTTGGCTCTGAGGAGGGTGAGGGCATTCATCACCCTACGTAGACTTTTACCACAAAATTACCCAGGAAACCTGCATATATTGATGTCCCCCACTCCTGAGACAGCTTTCAGACAGACCTGCCTCTTCTTCTCGGAGGCAGAATTGGTCCCTG ATCACAGCAGTCGTCCATCATTGAAATTCCTACCACTTCATCACATTGACACTCCTGGTATGTACAGTACCAAgccaatatatattttaccctCCCATGTGCTCTGGGAACTGACTTGTCAATCTCTGACAACCCTCAGGTCTCAGAAGTCAGTCGCTTTACAGTTACATGACAGTGG GCCCAGAGCCACTTTTGACTCTAGCTCTGTTCAAGCCTGGAGCCTGGAGACACTGCTTTG GAACCCACTGAGGAGATGGAGTTGA